A genomic region of Gossypium hirsutum isolate 1008001.06 chromosome D01, Gossypium_hirsutum_v2.1, whole genome shotgun sequence contains the following coding sequences:
- the LOC107922383 gene encoding uncharacterized J domain-containing protein C4H3.01: MSNLRAVCRPHMVFTSLMCSSRHHYLHQARSRTRVSFRNPDFRSSSFSPWLHLSRDLRRKEPWFRVNQRRTSVRASNWSDQKSPYETLELERDADEEQIKTSYRRLAKFYHPDVYDGKGTLEEGETAEARFIKIQAAYELLIDGERRRQYDMDNRVNPMKASQAWMEWLIKKRKAWDQRGDMAVSAWAEQQQRELNLRVRRLSRSKIDPDEERRILAKEKKASMEHFNSTLKRHTLVLKKRDLMRKKAEEEKKKVINQLLAAEGLELDTDDESQ; the protein is encoded by the exons atgagCAATTTGAGGGCTGTTTGTAGACCACACATGGTCTTCACTTCATTGATGTGTAGTAGCAGGCACCACTACCTCCATCAAGCTCGATCCAGAACTAGAGTTTCCTTTCGAAACCCTGATTTTAGGTCATCTTCCTTCTCTCCGTGGCTCCATTTGTCCAGAGATTTGAGGAGGAAGGAGCCTTGGTTTCGGGTCAATCAAAGAAGAACTTCCGTTAGGGCATCGAATTGGTCCGATCAAAAGTCTCCCTATGAAACTCTTG AGTTAGAAAGGGATGCTGATGAAGAACAGATAAAGACTTCATATAGACGTTTGGCCAAATTCTATCATCCTGATG TCTATGATGGTAAAGGGACTCTTGAAGAAGGTGAGACTGCTGAAGCAAGATTCATTAAGATTCAAGCGGCTTATGAACTGCTCATAGATGGGGAGAGGCGGAGGCAGTATGATATGGATAATCGAGTCAATCCAATGAAG GCATCTCAAGCATGGATGGAGTGGCTTATAAAAAAGCGGAAAGCTTGGGATCAGCGTGGAGATATGGCTGTTTCTGCTTGGGCTGAGCAGCAGCAGCGTGAGCTGAATCTCCGTGTCCGCCGTCTTTCCCGTTCTAAG ATAGATCCTGATGAAGAGAGAAGAATCTTGGCAAAAGAGAAAAAGGCATCAATGGAACACTTTAACAGTACTCTTAAGAGGCATACGCTTGTGCTAAAGAAAAGGGATTTAATGCGCAAGAAAGcagaagaggaaaagaaaaaggttataAATCAGCTTTTAGCTGCAGAAGGCCTTGAACTCGATACAGATGATGAATCTCAGTAG
- the LOC107922496 gene encoding transcription factor TGA7, whose product MSSPSTELTRRMAIYEQFHHISRWADTFNGDNSPNIGSSTIVPADVRLKNKAECIPCEQVEPSISDQETNKPSDKIQRRLAQNREAARKSRMRKKAYVQQLESSRLKLAQLEQELERARQQGIQIAGASEAGYFGLSGTVNSGITSFEMEYRHWVEEQNRLICELRTAVQAHITDIELHILVESGLNHYYNLFRMKADAAKADVFYLISGIWRTSAERFFHWIGGFRPSALLNVVVPQIEPLTDQQHLEVCNLRQSSQEAEDALSQGVEKLQQSLAESVASDLCSGNYRAQMVAAIDKLEALENFVSQADHLRQQTLQQMARILTTRQAARVLLAMGEYFHRLRALSSLSAARP is encoded by the exons ATGAGCTCTCCATCAACTGAACTTACCAGAAGGATGGCGATATATGAGCAATTCCACCATATAAGCAGGTGGGCAGACACCTTCAATGGTGACAATAGTCCAAATATTGGATCATCCACAATTGTTCCAGCAGATGTCAGGCTAAAGAACAAG GCTGAATGTATACCTTGTGAGCAAGTGGAACCATCCATTAGTGATCAAGAAACCAACAAACCCTCCGATAAG ATACAGAGACGTTTGGCTCAAAATCGTGAAGCTGCTCGTAAAAGCCGAATGCGGAAAAAG GCCTATGTTCAACAACTAGAATCAAGTCGTTTGAAACTAGCTCAATTGGAGCAAGAGCTTGAAAGAGCTAGGCAGCAG GGTATACAGATAGCCGGTGCATCAGAGGCTGGTTATTTTGGACTGTCTGGAACTGTAAACTCAG GGATTACTTCATTTGAGATGGAATACAGACACTGGGTTGAAGAGCAAAATAGACTGATTTGTGAACTTAGAACTGCAGTCCAGGCACACATTACTGATATAGAGCTCCATATACTCGTAGAAAGTGGCTTGAACCACTATTACAATCTGTTCCGCATGAAAGCTGATGCTGCTAAGGCAGATGTCTTCTATTTGATCTCGGGTATATGGAGAACTTCAGCCGAGCGTTTTTTCCACTGGATCGGAGGATTCCGCCCGTCGGCGCTTTTAAAT GTTGTGGTGCCACAAATTGAGCCGTTGACTGATCAACAGCATTTGGAAGTATGTAATCTTCGACAATCTTCTCAGGAAGCTGAAGATGCTCTTTCCCAAGGAGTAGAAAAACTGCAGCAGAGTTTGGCCGAGAGTGTAGCATCTGATTTGTGTTCAGGAAACTACAGAGCTCAGATGGTTGCTGCAATAGATAAATTGGAAGCCTTAGAAAACTTTGTAAGCCAG GCTGATCACCTTCGCCAGCAGACGCTGCAGCAGATGGCTCGAATCCTGACAACCCGTCAAGCAGCTCGAGTTTTACTTGCCATGGGGGAGTACTTTCATCGTCTACGTGCTCTCAGCTCACTTTCGGCTGCTCGTCCATGA